The following proteins are co-located in the Vibrio azureus genome:
- a CDS encoding multidrug efflux RND transporter permease subunit — MRFTDIFIKRPVLAASISFLIALLGLQALFQMQVRQYPEMTNTVVTVSTGYYGASADLIQGFITQPLEQAISQADNIDFMTSQSVLGSSTITVYMKLNTNPSAALADVLAKTNSVRSQLPKEAEDPTVTMSTGSDTAVLYIGFTAAPTENGEPLNSSQITDYLERVIKPQLFTVGGVSKVDLYGGLPYALRIWLDPAKMAAFDLAATDVINILNANNYQSAIGQSNNEFVLYNGSADTQSNTPEELAQLVVSTVNSQVIRLGDIAKVDLAKSHDVYRAIANGQEAVVAAINAAPSANPINIAKGVLELLPSLERNMPDTIEMAVMYDSTIAINASIEEVAKTIIEAAVIVLVVITLFLGSFRAVLIPIITIPLSLIGVAMVMQMFGFSWNLLTLLAMVLAIGLVVDDAIVVLENVDRHIKLGESPFRAAIIGTREIALPVIAMTLTLGAVYAPIALMGGVTGALFKEFALTLAGSVFVSGIIALTLSPMMCSKMLIASQKPSKFESTVHYLLDRMAERYSAMLTAVMAHRPVVIGFAVIVFASLPVLFKFIPSELAPAEDNGVVMLLGTAPANANLDYIQNTMDEVNKTLVEQPEVKYAQIFAGVPNSNQAFGLAALVPWGDRQASQAEVAARVNGMVQDIPAMSVTTFQLPELPGSPSGLPLQFVITTPNSFESLFQVASDVLSKVQQNGMFVYSDLDLNFGSATMHIEINKDKAGAYGITMQSIGATLGTMMADGYVNRVDIDGRSYEVIPQVIRSNRLNPDSINQYYVKTSTGTSVPLAELVSIEVKSAPRSLPHFNQLNSATVGAVPGPGVAMGDAIAWFENDVASSLPKGYRYDFNGQARQYVTEGSALYATFGLALAVIFLVLAIQFESIRDPLVIMVSVPLAICGALIAMAWGTTTMNIYSQVGLITLVGLITKHGILICEVAKEEQLHKKASRIDAVMEAAKVRLRPILMTTAAMIAGLIPLLFASGAGAAQRFSIGVVIVAGLFIGTLFTLFVLPVIYSYLAEQHKPIPVFVEDDELEELVKIDQAKATPQS; from the coding sequence ATGCGTTTTACCGATATATTTATTAAACGTCCCGTTCTAGCGGCTTCGATCAGTTTTTTGATCGCCTTGCTTGGACTGCAGGCGTTATTCCAGATGCAGGTGCGCCAGTATCCAGAAATGACCAATACCGTCGTTACTGTATCTACTGGGTACTATGGAGCAAGTGCCGACCTTATCCAAGGTTTCATCACTCAACCTCTTGAGCAAGCCATTTCTCAAGCTGATAATATTGACTTCATGACGTCACAAAGCGTATTGGGTAGTTCAACGATTACCGTTTACATGAAACTCAATACTAACCCAAGTGCCGCTTTGGCTGATGTGTTGGCGAAAACCAACTCGGTCCGCTCTCAGCTACCAAAAGAGGCTGAAGATCCAACCGTAACAATGTCGACAGGTTCAGATACTGCCGTCTTGTATATTGGCTTTACTGCCGCGCCGACAGAAAATGGCGAACCACTTAACTCAAGTCAAATCACCGATTATCTTGAGCGCGTGATCAAACCTCAATTGTTTACCGTTGGAGGGGTATCAAAAGTAGACTTGTATGGTGGCCTACCATATGCACTTCGAATCTGGCTCGATCCGGCTAAGATGGCGGCCTTTGATTTAGCCGCAACGGATGTCATCAATATCCTTAACGCGAACAACTATCAATCAGCGATCGGTCAATCCAATAACGAATTCGTACTCTACAACGGCAGTGCTGACACACAATCTAACACGCCAGAAGAGCTCGCTCAGTTAGTTGTGTCGACCGTAAATAGCCAAGTCATTCGACTTGGTGATATTGCAAAAGTAGATTTAGCGAAAAGCCATGATGTTTATCGCGCAATTGCGAACGGTCAGGAAGCGGTTGTCGCTGCGATCAATGCCGCACCAAGCGCTAACCCGATCAATATCGCCAAAGGTGTCCTTGAGTTGCTCCCTTCACTGGAGCGAAATATGCCTGACACCATTGAAATGGCGGTGATGTATGACTCCACCATCGCCATCAATGCATCGATAGAAGAAGTGGCAAAAACCATCATTGAAGCTGCCGTGATCGTCTTAGTTGTCATCACACTGTTCCTTGGTTCATTCCGTGCCGTACTTATTCCTATTATCACCATTCCTCTGTCTTTGATTGGCGTCGCCATGGTGATGCAGATGTTCGGCTTTTCGTGGAACCTGCTCACCTTACTTGCCATGGTTCTGGCGATTGGTCTCGTGGTTGATGACGCCATTGTGGTACTTGAAAACGTCGATCGTCATATTAAGTTAGGAGAGAGTCCATTCCGCGCTGCGATCATAGGTACTCGAGAGATTGCTTTACCCGTTATCGCCATGACGTTAACTTTGGGCGCGGTCTATGCGCCAATTGCACTCATGGGAGGAGTCACGGGAGCACTCTTTAAAGAGTTTGCCCTTACTCTCGCAGGTTCAGTGTTTGTGTCAGGGATCATCGCTTTAACACTCTCACCAATGATGTGTTCGAAGATGCTTATCGCAAGCCAAAAGCCAAGTAAATTTGAATCAACCGTTCACTACTTACTTGACCGTATGGCTGAGCGCTATTCGGCAATGCTCACGGCTGTAATGGCACACCGTCCAGTAGTGATTGGCTTTGCTGTCATCGTATTTGCTTCGCTTCCCGTGTTATTTAAGTTTATCCCTAGCGAATTGGCCCCAGCAGAAGATAATGGCGTGGTCATGCTACTGGGTACCGCACCGGCCAATGCCAACTTAGACTACATTCAAAACACCATGGATGAAGTCAACAAAACCTTGGTTGAGCAGCCAGAAGTGAAATACGCACAAATTTTCGCGGGCGTTCCAAACTCTAACCAAGCTTTTGGTCTCGCGGCGTTGGTTCCTTGGGGAGATCGTCAAGCCAGTCAGGCTGAAGTTGCGGCTAGGGTAAATGGCATGGTACAAGATATTCCAGCTATGTCAGTGACGACCTTCCAATTACCCGAGTTACCTGGCTCACCATCAGGTCTCCCTTTGCAATTTGTTATCACAACACCGAACAGCTTTGAAAGCTTATTTCAAGTCGCCTCTGACGTGTTGAGCAAAGTGCAGCAAAACGGCATGTTCGTCTACTCTGATCTTGATTTGAACTTCGGTTCGGCAACAATGCATATTGAGATTAATAAAGATAAAGCGGGGGCCTACGGCATTACGATGCAGTCGATCGGAGCCACACTAGGAACAATGATGGCTGATGGCTATGTTAACCGAGTGGATATAGATGGTCGCTCCTACGAAGTTATTCCGCAGGTAATACGCAGTAATCGACTTAACCCAGACAGCATCAATCAGTATTACGTAAAAACGTCGACTGGCACCTCTGTACCTCTAGCCGAACTGGTCAGTATTGAAGTCAAATCAGCACCACGTTCCCTGCCTCACTTCAATCAGCTCAATTCCGCAACCGTTGGTGCCGTTCCTGGCCCTGGAGTAGCAATGGGTGATGCAATTGCTTGGTTTGAAAACGACGTAGCCAGCTCTCTACCGAAAGGCTATCGATATGACTTTAATGGTCAAGCTCGTCAATACGTCACGGAGGGAAGTGCCCTATATGCAACATTCGGCCTCGCGCTCGCCGTTATTTTCCTTGTCTTGGCAATACAGTTTGAATCGATTCGAGATCCACTGGTCATCATGGTTTCCGTCCCATTAGCAATTTGCGGTGCTCTGATTGCAATGGCATGGGGCACAACAACCATGAATATCTACTCACAAGTTGGACTTATCACCCTTGTGGGGCTGATTACCAAGCACGGTATATTGATTTGTGAGGTAGCAAAAGAGGAACAATTGCATAAAAAGGCCTCAAGAATCGATGCTGTCATGGAAGCGGCTAAAGTTCGACTGCGGCCAATTTTAATGACGACTGCCGCGATGATTGCTGGTTTAATCCCGCTATTATTTGCCTCAGGTGCAGGTGCAGCACAGCGATTTAGTATCGGTGTCGTCATCGTAGCTGGTCTATTCATTGGTACTCTGTTCACTCTCTTTGTCCTGCCAGTTATTTATAGTTACCTTGCAGAACAACACAAGCCTATTCCGGTTTTTGTTGAAGATGATGAGCTGGAAGAACTGGTCAAAATTGATCAAGCGAAAGCAACTCCGCAAAGCTAA
- a CDS encoding ABC transporter substrate-binding protein, with protein sequence MKTMKSKIAAALIAAGFSVNVMAADIKVGYAADPVSLDPHEQLSGGTLQMSHMVFDPLVRFTQNMDFEPRLAESWQRIDDKTFRFKLRQGVKFHSGNTLTADDVVWTFERLQNSPDFKAIFEPYEKIVKIDDHTFDLVTTGPYPLELQTATYIFPMDSKFYSGKTKEGKDKAELVKHGNSFASTNVSGTGPFIVTSREQGVKVEFERFKDYWDKESKGNVDKLTLVPIKEDATRVAALLSGGVDMIHPVAPNDHKRVKQAEGIDLVTLPGTRIIMFQMNQNSNEALKDVRVRQAIVHAINNQGIVKKIMKGFATAAGQMSPAGYVGHDDKLVPRYDLKKAKQLMKEAGYEKGFTLTMMAPNNRYVNDAKVAQAAAAMLSKIGIKVDLKTMPKAQYWPEFDKCAADMLLIGWHADTEDSANFSEFLTMTRNEETGRGQYNCGHYSNPAMDKIVEAANVETDAVKRAEMLKSVEATLYNDAAFVPLHWQSEAWGAKSNVKAADIVNPMVMPYFGDLVVVE encoded by the coding sequence ATGAAAACCATGAAAAGTAAAATCGCAGCTGCGTTAATAGCCGCTGGGTTCAGTGTTAATGTAATGGCAGCTGACATCAAAGTTGGTTACGCTGCTGATCCGGTTTCACTAGACCCACATGAGCAATTATCCGGTGGTACGCTGCAAATGTCCCACATGGTCTTTGATCCCCTTGTACGTTTTACCCAAAATATGGATTTTGAGCCTCGTCTAGCAGAAAGTTGGCAGCGAATTGACGATAAAACATTCCGTTTTAAACTGCGTCAAGGCGTCAAGTTTCATTCTGGTAATACGTTGACTGCTGATGATGTTGTTTGGACATTTGAGCGGCTACAAAACTCTCCAGATTTTAAAGCGATTTTTGAACCGTATGAGAAGATTGTAAAAATTGACGATCATACTTTTGACTTAGTGACGACAGGCCCTTACCCACTTGAACTACAAACCGCCACGTACATTTTTCCGATGGACAGCAAGTTTTACTCAGGTAAGACCAAAGAAGGCAAAGATAAAGCTGAGTTGGTGAAACATGGCAACTCTTTTGCTTCGACTAACGTATCTGGAACGGGACCTTTTATCGTTACTTCTCGTGAGCAGGGAGTGAAAGTCGAATTTGAACGTTTTAAAGACTACTGGGATAAAGAGTCGAAAGGAAATGTAGATAAGCTGACTTTGGTTCCCATTAAAGAAGATGCAACACGAGTGGCAGCACTGCTTTCTGGTGGGGTTGATATGATTCATCCTGTTGCACCGAATGATCATAAACGTGTGAAGCAAGCAGAAGGCATTGATTTGGTTACGCTACCTGGAACACGTATCATCATGTTCCAAATGAATCAAAACAGTAATGAAGCCCTCAAGGATGTTCGTGTCCGCCAAGCGATAGTGCATGCGATCAACAATCAAGGTATCGTTAAGAAAATCATGAAGGGCTTTGCTACTGCTGCAGGTCAAATGAGTCCGGCCGGCTATGTTGGTCATGATGATAAATTGGTGCCTCGCTACGATCTCAAAAAAGCCAAACAGTTAATGAAAGAAGCCGGGTACGAAAAAGGCTTTACTTTAACGATGATGGCACCAAATAACCGTTATGTGAATGATGCAAAAGTTGCTCAAGCGGCTGCGGCGATGTTGTCAAAAATTGGCATCAAAGTTGATCTGAAAACCATGCCGAAAGCACAATATTGGCCGGAATTCGACAAATGTGCTGCAGATATGTTGCTTATCGGCTGGCATGCGGACACCGAAGACTCGGCAAACTTTAGTGAATTCCTCACCATGACTCGTAATGAAGAAACGGGACGTGGACAGTATAACTGCGGCCACTACTCAAACCCTGCCATGGATAAAATTGTTGAAGCGGCGAACGTTGAAACAGATGCGGTGAAGCGTGCTGAAATGCTAAAAAGTGTCGAAGCAACATTATATAACGATGCCGCTTTTGTACCGTTACATTGGCAAAGTGAGGCGTGGGGTGCCAAATCTAACGTTAAAGCGGCTGATATTGTTAACCCAATGGTCATGCCTTACTTTGGTGATTTAGTGGTGGTTGAGTAA
- a CDS encoding c-type cytochrome, with translation MDMSRKMISVLFAALAFSSSALAAKISQDEYDAIAERIKPVGDVYLAGALPVVETPSGPRDGASVYSTYCVACHSTGVSGAPKTGDAADWAPRIAQGKDVLTNHAIQGFNAMPAKGTCMDCSDDEIIAAIDHMIEGL, from the coding sequence ATGGATATGTCACGAAAAATGATCAGCGTTTTGTTCGCTGCCTTAGCTTTTTCTAGTTCAGCATTGGCTGCAAAAATCAGCCAAGATGAATACGATGCGATTGCCGAGCGCATCAAACCCGTCGGTGATGTTTATCTGGCTGGTGCTCTTCCTGTAGTAGAAACACCTTCAGGGCCTAGGGATGGGGCGTCGGTTTATAGTACGTATTGTGTTGCTTGTCACTCAACAGGTGTCAGTGGCGCACCTAAGACTGGCGATGCCGCAGATTGGGCACCACGGATTGCTCAAGGAAAAGACGTGCTCACCAATCATGCTATCCAAGGCTTTAACGCTATGCCTGCTAAAGGAACCTGCATGGACTGTTCAGACGATGAAATTATTGCCGCGATTGATCACATGATCGAAGGGCTTTAA
- a CDS encoding HAD family hydrolase, whose product MLKAIFFDMDETLCGTAQADKIAGQELANWIKQSHPSINDPQAFVVRYLQGVYKKLNHEFPQLASLLPDENAFRCGLIQTILAEQNIHINAEQAEQTQQFFNTARMNAFDFFPGVKDMLKKLRADYTLVVITNGPIFSQHPKLKAVEMQDWVDHIIVGGEEPEEKPAASIFQKALRLANVTAEEAIHVGDSLPADIAGANQMGIVSVWINASGEKNATEIVPNFEVRKTTQLSQLLTSIV is encoded by the coding sequence GTGCTAAAAGCCATTTTTTTTGATATGGATGAAACCCTGTGTGGTACTGCGCAAGCCGATAAGATTGCTGGGCAAGAACTGGCAAACTGGATCAAACAAAGTCACCCAAGTATCAATGATCCGCAGGCTTTTGTGGTGCGCTACTTACAAGGTGTATATAAAAAGCTTAATCACGAATTTCCTCAACTGGCCTCTTTGCTCCCCGATGAGAACGCCTTCCGCTGTGGTCTCATTCAAACGATTTTGGCTGAGCAAAACATTCATATTAATGCCGAGCAAGCTGAACAAACTCAACAGTTTTTCAATACTGCACGCATGAATGCCTTTGATTTCTTCCCAGGAGTCAAAGATATGCTGAAAAAACTTCGTGCTGACTACACACTAGTGGTGATCACCAACGGGCCTATATTTTCCCAGCACCCTAAGCTTAAGGCTGTCGAGATGCAAGATTGGGTTGACCATATTATTGTTGGTGGTGAAGAGCCCGAAGAAAAACCTGCAGCCAGTATTTTTCAAAAAGCATTAAGGTTAGCCAATGTCACAGCCGAAGAAGCTATCCATGTCGGGGACTCATTGCCAGCAGATATTGCCGGAGCAAATCAGATGGGCATTGTCAGTGTATGGATAAATGCATCAGGTGAAAAAAATGCCACAGAGATCGTCCCAAACTTTGAGGTGCGAAAAACCACGCAGTTAAGCCAATTACTCACCTCAATTGTTTAA
- a CDS encoding dipeptide ABC transporter ATP-binding protein yields MSLLEVQNLRIEYPSRHGIHVAVKSLSFHIERGEIVGVVGESGAGKSTVGNAVIDLLSPPGHIASGEVFLDGEKISRLSASAMRQVRGSKIGFIFQDPMTSLNPLFTVEQQLKETIHANMDVSDDEAYERALSLMQQVGIPQPENRLKQYPHQFSGGMRQRVVIAIALAGEPELIIADEPTTALDVSIQDQILNLIRELCIKNNVGCMLVTHDMGVVANVTDRVAVMYRGELVEFGPTKKVLGDPDHPYTRSLISAVPRSDVKLDRFPLVSYIEQATELEQLDIKNHWLGQSQDQRDYTGPLLDVKNVNLRFVTKDSLFESRREYVQASNNVSFEVNEGETFGLVGESGSGKSTVARVIAGLYQPNSGQVSFEGIDLTALKSEKARRPLRRQMQMVFQNPYTSMNPRMKIFDIIAEPIRFHKLTRNEIETCQIVNDLLEHVGLGKMAGVKYPHEFSGGQRQRISIARALATRPRLLICDEPTSALDVSVQAQILNLLKDLQSELNLTMLFISHDLPVIRQMCDRVGVMQMGTLLEVAPTEQLFTDPQHEYSKKLISLMPEFTGLRETLEKV; encoded by the coding sequence ATGTCACTATTGGAAGTGCAAAATCTTCGAATTGAATACCCATCCCGCCATGGCATTCATGTTGCCGTGAAATCACTCTCGTTTCATATTGAACGAGGGGAAATCGTAGGGGTAGTTGGCGAGTCTGGAGCTGGTAAATCTACCGTTGGTAATGCTGTTATTGATCTTCTTAGCCCGCCAGGCCACATTGCCAGTGGTGAGGTGTTTTTGGATGGCGAGAAAATATCTAGACTATCAGCATCAGCAATGCGCCAAGTGCGTGGTTCTAAAATTGGGTTTATCTTTCAAGACCCTATGACATCTCTGAACCCACTTTTTACGGTGGAGCAACAACTCAAAGAAACCATTCATGCCAACATGGATGTCTCTGATGATGAAGCTTATGAGCGCGCACTTTCGCTAATGCAACAGGTGGGGATCCCACAACCTGAGAATCGTTTGAAACAATACCCGCATCAGTTTTCTGGAGGTATGCGTCAGCGAGTCGTGATCGCAATAGCATTAGCTGGTGAGCCTGAACTGATTATTGCCGATGAGCCAACGACGGCACTTGATGTTTCAATCCAAGACCAAATCCTTAATCTTATTCGTGAATTGTGTATCAAAAACAACGTGGGTTGTATGTTGGTCACTCATGATATGGGCGTGGTTGCAAATGTTACCGATCGCGTTGCAGTGATGTATCGTGGAGAGTTGGTCGAGTTTGGCCCTACGAAGAAAGTATTAGGTGATCCTGATCATCCTTACACTCGCAGTCTGATTTCTGCGGTGCCTCGCTCAGATGTGAAACTCGATCGCTTCCCATTAGTCAGTTATATCGAGCAGGCTACGGAGCTCGAACAATTGGACATAAAGAATCACTGGTTGGGTCAAAGTCAAGATCAACGCGATTACACCGGTCCTCTTCTGGACGTAAAGAACGTGAATCTGCGATTTGTGACCAAAGATTCTTTGTTTGAAAGTCGTCGTGAATATGTACAAGCCTCAAACAATGTGAGCTTTGAGGTGAATGAAGGGGAGACGTTTGGGCTCGTTGGTGAATCTGGCTCAGGTAAATCGACAGTTGCACGTGTTATTGCCGGTTTATATCAGCCCAATTCAGGTCAAGTGAGCTTTGAAGGCATCGACCTTACGGCATTAAAATCGGAAAAAGCCCGCCGACCATTGCGTCGCCAGATGCAAATGGTTTTCCAAAATCCGTACACATCAATGAACCCAAGAATGAAAATTTTTGACATCATCGCGGAGCCTATTCGTTTTCATAAGCTGACGAGAAACGAAATAGAAACATGCCAGATTGTCAATGATCTGTTGGAACACGTAGGTTTAGGAAAAATGGCTGGAGTAAAATATCCTCATGAGTTTTCCGGAGGGCAACGTCAGCGTATCTCTATTGCACGCGCTTTGGCGACTCGCCCTCGGCTGCTGATTTGCGACGAACCAACCTCAGCCTTGGATGTTTCTGTACAAGCTCAGATTCTGAACTTACTGAAAGATTTACAAAGTGAACTCAATCTCACCATGTTGTTTATTAGTCATGATCTGCCTGTGATTCGCCAGATGTGTGACCGAGTCGGTGTCATGCAAATGGGCACCTTACTGGAAGTTGCGCCGACTGAGCAGCTTTTCACCGATCCTCAACATGAATACAGTAAAAAACTGATTTCTCTAATGCCTGAGTTTACTGGCTTAAGGGAGACATTAGAGAAAGTGTAA
- a CDS encoding efflux RND transporter periplasmic adaptor subunit, which translates to MKKWTFFMLLIATLLFGSVIGFNIFKKMKTEEFLASRPEPEFPITVTTASSEDWTPFIDVIGFIEPNQGVTLASENSGTITSIQFESGDKVEKDQTLVELDSEVQKANLDSALAALPASEGKYKRYRGLIKTGAISKEAFDEAQANYLSQKANIESLRAQVELRQIKAPFAGKVGLRNVFLGQFLQSGSNVVRLEDTSVMRFRFTVPQTDLSKLKLGQSLQINVDAYPEVKFDGNITAIEPAVNYQSGLVQVQASIPNSDGRLRSGMFARAKVILPVLKNQIVLPQTAVSYALYGNTVYVVNKDENDDLRVKQVVITTGERTGDKVHVLDGIKDGEKIVTSGQVRLSNDVKVKEVQNDALDTPATTPKL; encoded by the coding sequence ATGAAAAAGTGGACTTTCTTTATGTTGCTTATCGCCACCTTGCTGTTTGGCAGTGTGATAGGCTTTAACATCTTCAAAAAAATGAAAACTGAGGAGTTTCTTGCTAGTCGACCTGAGCCTGAATTTCCTATTACTGTCACCACCGCAAGCAGCGAAGATTGGACTCCCTTCATTGATGTAATTGGCTTTATTGAACCAAATCAAGGGGTTACTTTAGCAAGCGAGAACAGCGGCACTATCACTAGCATTCAATTTGAGTCGGGCGACAAAGTCGAGAAAGATCAAACCTTGGTTGAACTTGATTCAGAAGTGCAAAAAGCCAACCTTGATAGCGCACTTGCTGCCCTCCCTGCCTCTGAAGGCAAGTACAAACGCTATCGTGGCCTGATTAAAACAGGAGCGATCTCTAAAGAAGCCTTCGACGAAGCTCAAGCAAATTACTTGTCGCAAAAAGCCAATATTGAAAGCTTACGAGCTCAAGTTGAGTTACGCCAAATTAAAGCGCCTTTTGCTGGTAAAGTCGGCCTGCGTAATGTCTTTTTAGGTCAGTTCCTTCAATCTGGCTCGAATGTTGTCCGCCTAGAAGACACCAGTGTCATGCGCTTTCGTTTTACAGTTCCACAAACAGATCTGTCAAAATTAAAACTCGGACAATCCTTACAAATCAATGTAGATGCTTATCCAGAAGTGAAGTTTGATGGCAACATCACCGCTATTGAGCCTGCGGTTAATTACCAAAGTGGCTTAGTGCAAGTTCAGGCCAGCATTCCAAATAGTGATGGCCGCCTACGTAGTGGTATGTTTGCTCGCGCTAAAGTCATTTTACCCGTACTGAAAAATCAAATTGTCTTACCACAGACGGCGGTCAGTTATGCGTTATACGGCAACACCGTTTACGTCGTTAACAAAGATGAAAATGACGATTTACGTGTTAAACAAGTCGTTATTACAACCGGTGAGCGCACAGGTGACAAAGTACACGTACTTGATGGCATTAAAGATGGTGAGAAAATAGTCACCTCTGGCCAAGTCCGTCTCAGTAATGATGTCAAAGTCAAAGAAGTGCAAAACGACGCTTTAGATACACCAGCGACGACACCGAAACTGTAA
- the rep gene encoding DNA helicase Rep produces MKLNPRQDEAVKYVSGPCLVLAGAGSGKTRVITNKIAYLVQQCGYKARNIAAVTFTNKAAREMKERVGQTLGKAESKGLMVSTFHTLGLNIIKREYKQLGLKAGFSLFDDQDQLALLKELTEQQLDGDKDLLRQLLSCISNWKNDMLTPEQVKAVAQGEQQQLFAFCFEMYQKQMKAYNALDFDDLISLPVQLLRTNQEVRQRWQNRIRYLLVDEYQDTNTSQYDLVKLIVGERGRLTVVGDDDQSIYSWRGAKPQNLVLLGEDYPNLRLIKLEQNYRSTSRILRAANILIANNPHVYEKSLFSEIPDGEKLKVLLAKNEEHEAERVTGELIAHKFLNRTDYKDYAILYRGNHQSRLIEKSLMQNRVPYKLSGGTSFFARAEIKDIMAYLRVLVNPDDDNAFLRIVNTPRREIGPVTLEKLGSYANMRGKSLFAASFEMGLEQHLSGRGLESLRRFTQWLVAIADQAERGDTVEAVRSLVRDIHYEDWLYETSASPKAAEMRMKNVSDLYSWIVADLEGDNYDQEEKSLKEVVQRLTLRDIMERGEEDEDSDAVQLMTLHASKGLEFPYVYLIGSEEGILPHQTSIDEDNVEEERRLMYVGITRAQRELTFTMCKERRQFGELLKPTQSRFLDELPFDDVEWEINKKPVSQEERMAKGQAHIANLKAMFKK; encoded by the coding sequence ATGAAGCTGAACCCTCGACAAGATGAAGCCGTGAAGTACGTCTCAGGACCGTGTTTGGTCCTTGCTGGCGCAGGCTCGGGCAAGACTCGAGTGATCACCAATAAAATTGCTTATTTGGTTCAGCAATGTGGTTACAAGGCACGGAATATTGCTGCGGTTACCTTTACCAATAAAGCCGCACGTGAAATGAAAGAGCGTGTAGGTCAAACTCTGGGTAAAGCCGAATCCAAAGGCTTGATGGTGTCTACTTTTCATACACTTGGCTTGAATATCATCAAAAGAGAATATAAGCAGCTTGGACTGAAAGCTGGGTTCTCATTATTTGATGATCAAGATCAGTTGGCCTTGCTCAAGGAATTAACGGAGCAGCAGCTGGACGGGGATAAGGATTTATTACGGCAGTTGCTGAGCTGTATTTCCAACTGGAAAAATGACATGTTGACTCCAGAGCAAGTAAAAGCAGTCGCTCAAGGTGAACAGCAGCAACTTTTTGCGTTTTGTTTTGAGATGTATCAGAAACAGATGAAAGCGTACAACGCTCTCGACTTTGATGATCTCATTTCACTGCCAGTACAACTTTTACGTACTAACCAAGAAGTTCGTCAACGATGGCAGAATCGGATCCGTTATTTGCTGGTGGATGAATATCAAGATACCAATACGAGCCAATACGACTTGGTTAAACTGATCGTGGGTGAGAGAGGGCGTTTAACTGTCGTTGGTGACGATGATCAATCTATTTACTCATGGCGTGGAGCTAAGCCACAGAACTTAGTTTTGTTAGGCGAAGATTACCCTAATCTACGCTTGATAAAACTGGAGCAAAATTATCGCTCGACCAGTCGTATTTTGCGTGCAGCCAATATTTTGATTGCCAATAACCCACACGTTTACGAAAAGTCACTTTTTTCGGAAATCCCCGATGGTGAAAAACTTAAAGTGCTATTGGCAAAGAACGAAGAGCACGAAGCTGAGCGAGTGACGGGAGAGTTGATCGCTCATAAATTTCTCAACCGAACCGACTATAAAGATTACGCAATTTTGTATCGAGGGAATCATCAATCGCGTCTAATTGAAAAATCTTTGATGCAAAACCGAGTGCCGTACAAGCTTTCGGGAGGAACCTCATTTTTTGCTCGTGCTGAAATTAAAGACATTATGGCCTACTTGCGTGTGTTGGTGAACCCAGACGATGACAATGCTTTTTTACGTATTGTGAATACCCCACGTCGGGAAATAGGGCCAGTGACGTTAGAGAAGTTGGGGAGTTATGCCAATATGCGCGGTAAAAGCTTGTTTGCCGCCAGCTTTGAAATGGGCTTGGAACAGCATTTATCAGGACGTGGTCTTGAGAGCTTGCGTCGTTTCACTCAGTGGCTAGTCGCGATTGCTGATCAAGCAGAACGTGGCGATACCGTTGAAGCGGTTCGGTCATTGGTTCGTGATATTCATTATGAAGATTGGTTATACGAAACGTCTGCCAGCCCAAAAGCCGCTGAAATGCGAATGAAAAATGTATCAGATTTATATTCATGGATTGTGGCCGACCTTGAAGGTGATAATTACGACCAAGAAGAAAAGTCGCTGAAAGAAGTGGTTCAACGTTTGACTCTGCGTGACATTATGGAACGTGGAGAAGAAGATGAAGACAGCGACGCGGTTCAGTTAATGACTTTGCATGCCTCAAAGGGGTTAGAATTTCCTTACGTGTATCTGATTGGCTCGGAAGAGGGGATCTTACCTCACCAAACCAGTATCGATGAGGATAATGTCGAAGAAGAGCGGCGCTTAATGTACGTGGGGATTACGCGAGCTCAACGCGAGCTGACTTTTACTATGTGTAAAGAGCGACGACAATTTGGCGAATTACTTAAGCCAACACAAAGCCGATTTCTTGATGAACTGCCGTTTGATGATGTGGAATGGGAAATTAACAAAAAGCCAGTTTCCCAAGAAGAGCGTATGGCCAAAGGGCAAGCACACATTGCTAATTTGAAAGCGATGTTTAAAAAGTAA